The following are encoded together in the Candidatus Methylomirabilis oxygeniifera genome:
- the silA gene encoding putative cation efflux system protein silA (Evidence 3 : Function proposed based on presence of conserved amino acid motif, structural feature or limited homology), whose product MISRLIEWSATNRFIIGLFTLVAVAWGIWALRHTPLDAIPDLSDVQVIVQTEWAERSPTLVEDQVTYPIVTSLLSAPKVKAVRGFSFFGASFVYIIFEDGTNLYWARSRVLEYMQGVKDRLPQGATPVLGPDATGVGWGFEYAIVDETGRHDLAQLRTLNDWYVHHWLLAVPGVAEVARVGGFVKQYQVSIDPATLLGFKLPMDRVVEAIRKGNNDTGGRVVEFSGREYMVRGLGYIKSIKDIEAIVVGTDERGTPVLVRDIGRVGLGPDIRRGTAELNGQGDVAGGIVVIRYGENALDVIQRIKEKIKTITPSLPEGVKIVTTYDRSDLIYRSIATLKEKLIEESLIVSLVIILFLFHFRSALVVILTLPVAILMSFIAMYYIGVGSNIMSLGGIAIAIGAMIDAAIIMVENAHTRLEEWEKEGRPIDRTRLLIEAAQQVGRPLFFSLLIITVSFLPVFTLEAQEGRLFRPLAFTKTFSMFFAAFLAVTLGPLLMVLLMRGKIQPEEKNPINRFLIWAYQPIVHLALRWKKVVLGMALLAIAVTVPVFLKLGSEFMPPLYEGTLLYMPTALPGASIAQVSQLLQIQDRIIRHFPEVESVFAKGGRSTSATDPAPLEMIETVINLKPEEQWRKGMTVETLVDELDTALQIPGVSNAWTMPIKARTDMLSTGIRTPVGIKVLGPKLETIQSIGQEIETALKHVRGTRNVFAERVVGGFYLDFDIKRDEIARYGLTVADVEDVIETAVGGRMVTTTIEGRERFPVNVRYYRGLRDSLDNLRRVLVSTPMGAQVPITQLADLKLSSGTTLIRSEAAELVGYVYVDVADRDIGSYVANAQQVVTEQVKLPQGYHLIWSGQFEYMQRAKERLKIVIPLTLLIVFVLLYFNTASVTKVCIVLLAVPFSLIGAFWLIYLLGYNLSVAVWVGIIALAGVDAETGVIMLLYLDHAYEKRLGAGRMDTMTDLHEAISEGAVKRIRPKMMTVMAILMGLLPIMWSHGAGADVMKRIAAPMIGGVVTSFILELIVYPVIFEVWRSRQLARAAVVQTPHERER is encoded by the coding sequence ATGATCTCGCGATTGATCGAGTGGAGTGCTACCAACCGATTCATCATCGGCCTCTTTACCCTCGTCGCTGTCGCTTGGGGGATCTGGGCACTGCGACATACGCCCTTGGATGCCATCCCCGACCTGTCCGATGTCCAGGTCATCGTTCAAACAGAGTGGGCAGAGCGAAGCCCGACACTGGTGGAGGACCAGGTCACCTACCCCATCGTGACCTCTCTGCTTTCGGCTCCAAAGGTCAAGGCGGTCAGGGGCTTCTCCTTCTTCGGCGCATCCTTCGTCTATATCATCTTCGAGGATGGTACCAACCTCTACTGGGCCAGGAGCCGCGTACTCGAGTATATGCAAGGGGTCAAAGACAGACTTCCCCAGGGCGCTACCCCAGTCCTGGGGCCGGATGCGACCGGCGTAGGCTGGGGGTTCGAGTATGCGATCGTGGACGAGACCGGCCGGCACGATCTGGCCCAGCTTCGGACGCTGAACGACTGGTACGTTCACCACTGGCTTCTCGCGGTGCCTGGCGTGGCTGAAGTGGCACGGGTGGGCGGCTTCGTCAAGCAGTATCAGGTCTCCATCGATCCCGCCACTCTTCTCGGGTTCAAACTTCCCATGGACCGTGTCGTCGAGGCGATCCGGAAGGGGAACAACGATACCGGAGGCCGGGTGGTGGAGTTCAGCGGACGGGAGTACATGGTCCGCGGCCTTGGCTATATCAAGTCCATCAAGGACATCGAGGCGATTGTTGTCGGCACTGACGAACGCGGCACTCCGGTTCTCGTCCGGGACATCGGCCGGGTGGGTCTCGGGCCTGACATCCGCCGAGGCACCGCCGAGCTCAATGGTCAGGGTGACGTAGCCGGCGGGATTGTGGTAATCCGGTATGGCGAAAATGCCCTGGATGTCATCCAGCGGATTAAGGAAAAGATCAAGACGATCACTCCGTCGCTGCCGGAGGGCGTCAAGATCGTCACCACCTATGATCGATCCGACCTGATCTACCGCTCCATCGCCACGCTCAAGGAGAAGCTGATCGAGGAGAGCCTGATCGTCAGTCTCGTGATCATCCTATTCCTCTTTCATTTTCGAAGCGCGCTGGTGGTGATCCTGACCCTGCCGGTCGCCATCCTGATGTCGTTTATTGCCATGTACTACATCGGCGTCGGCTCGAACATCATGTCTTTAGGCGGGATCGCCATTGCGATTGGCGCCATGATCGACGCTGCCATCATCATGGTAGAGAACGCCCATACGCGGCTGGAGGAGTGGGAGAAGGAGGGGCGTCCGATCGACCGGACCCGCCTCCTGATTGAAGCGGCCCAACAGGTGGGGCGTCCGCTCTTTTTCTCATTGCTGATCATTACGGTCTCCTTCCTTCCGGTCTTCACGCTGGAGGCACAGGAGGGCCGCCTCTTCCGTCCGCTGGCCTTTACGAAGACCTTTTCCATGTTCTTTGCGGCCTTTCTCGCCGTTACGCTTGGGCCGCTGCTTATGGTCCTCCTGATGCGGGGGAAGATCCAGCCGGAGGAGAAGAACCCGATCAACCGCTTCCTGATCTGGGCGTATCAGCCTATCGTCCACCTCGCGCTCAGGTGGAAAAAGGTCGTGCTCGGCATGGCCCTCCTCGCCATAGCCGTCACTGTCCCGGTCTTCTTGAAGCTCGGCTCGGAGTTCATGCCGCCGCTATATGAAGGGACGCTTCTCTACATGCCGACGGCCCTACCGGGCGCCTCGATTGCCCAAGTCTCCCAGCTCCTCCAGATTCAGGACCGGATCATCAGACATTTCCCGGAGGTTGAGTCGGTTTTCGCCAAAGGGGGGCGCTCCACAAGCGCCACCGACCCGGCGCCTCTGGAGATGATCGAGACGGTTATCAACCTGAAACCGGAGGAGCAGTGGCGGAAGGGGATGACGGTCGAGACGCTGGTCGACGAGCTGGACACCGCGCTCCAGATTCCAGGTGTGAGCAACGCCTGGACCATGCCGATCAAGGCCAGGACCGACATGCTCAGCACGGGGATCCGAACCCCGGTCGGGATCAAGGTCCTCGGGCCGAAGCTTGAAACGATTCAGAGCATTGGCCAGGAGATCGAGACGGCGCTCAAGCATGTCCGAGGCACCCGGAATGTCTTTGCCGAGCGCGTGGTGGGCGGTTTTTATCTGGACTTCGACATCAAACGAGACGAAATCGCGCGATACGGTCTTACTGTCGCCGACGTGGAGGACGTGATCGAGACTGCCGTCGGCGGCAGGATGGTGACGACAACGATCGAAGGGCGAGAGCGGTTCCCGGTCAATGTTCGCTATTACCGAGGGCTCCGTGACAGTCTGGATAATCTGAGGCGCGTATTGGTTTCGACCCCTATGGGTGCCCAGGTCCCGATTACACAGCTCGCCGATCTGAAGCTCTCGAGCGGCACCACCCTGATCCGGAGCGAGGCCGCCGAGCTCGTCGGCTACGTCTATGTCGATGTCGCGGACCGGGACATCGGCAGCTATGTTGCCAATGCTCAACAGGTGGTGACTGAGCAGGTAAAACTTCCCCAGGGATATCATCTCATCTGGAGCGGACAGTTCGAGTATATGCAGCGGGCTAAGGAGCGGCTGAAAATCGTTATCCCGCTTACGCTGCTGATTGTGTTCGTGCTGCTCTATTTCAACACGGCGAGCGTCACGAAGGTCTGCATTGTGCTACTCGCCGTCCCGTTTTCCCTCATTGGCGCCTTTTGGCTCATCTATCTCTTGGGATATAATCTGAGCGTGGCGGTCTGGGTCGGGATCATCGCCCTGGCCGGTGTCGATGCTGAGACCGGCGTCATCATGCTCCTGTACCTGGATCATGCCTACGAGAAACGGCTGGGTGCGGGGCGGATGGACACCATGACAGATCTCCATGAGGCGATCAGCGAGGGGGCCGTGAAGCGAATTCGCCCGAAGATGATGACCGTCATGGCGATCCTGATGGGGTTGCTCCCGATCATGTGGAGCCACGGCGCCGGCGCGGACGTCATGAAACGGATCGCCGCGCCCATGATCGGTGGCGTTGTCACGTCGTTCATCCTTGAGCTGATCGTGTACCCCGTTATCTTCGAGGTCTGGCGCAGCCGCCAGCTCGCGCGAGCTGCTGTAGTACAGACTCCTCACGAAAGAGAACGTTAA
- a CDS encoding putative Integral membrane protein, TerC family (fragment) (Evidence 3 : Function proposed based on presence of conserved amino acid motif, structural feature or limited homology) translates to MIWVWLGFIAFVLLMLALDLGVFHRKAHVVTVKEAIA, encoded by the coding sequence ATGATCTGGGTATGGCTAGGATTCATCGCGTTCGTTCTGCTTATGCTGGCACTGGACCTCGGCGTCTTTCATCGCAAGGCCCATGTCGTCACAGTCAAGGAGGCCATCGCCTAG
- a CDS encoding protein of unknown function (Evidence 5 : No homology to any previously reported sequences) gives MCAAAPKRSADLARRTILSTDLPLKVPAVAAFTEYWFMRRLGIRTKVFAT, from the coding sequence ATGTGCGCGGCGGCGCCGAAACGGTCGGCCGATCTGGCCCGCCGGACAATCCTTTCGACTGACCTGCCCCTGAAGGTGCCGGCCGTAGCGGCGTTCACAGAGTATTGGTTCATGAGACGGCTCGGGATTCGGACGAAGGTATTCGCGACATGA
- a CDS encoding Peptidase M50 — MRWSWRLGEVAGISVYMHVTFLVLIGWVAVSHWRTEHTVAAALAGSGFTLALFGCVVLHEFGHALTARRYGIRTRDITLLPIGGVARLERMPDVPIQEFWVALAGPAVNVVIAGLLFVWLELTTGLEPLGHLGVATGPFVQRLLMVNVFLVAFNLIPAFPMDGGRVLRALLAMRMEYTRATQVAAGLGQGIAVLFGFIGLFSNPFLLFIALFVWIGAGQEASMAQMKSALGGIPIERAMLTDFRTLSAHDPLTRAVELILAGSQQDFPVVEGDRVEGILMRSDLLAALASEGQTVPVAEVMRRDFQLIDSSDMLETAFARLQTGDCHTLPVTHDGRLVGLVTMDNLGEFISIQAAIGAKVA, encoded by the coding sequence ATGCGATGGTCGTGGCGACTAGGCGAGGTAGCAGGAATTAGTGTTTATATGCACGTCACCTTCCTGGTCCTTATTGGCTGGGTGGCCGTGAGCCACTGGCGGACTGAACATACTGTGGCCGCCGCGCTGGCAGGCAGCGGGTTCACCCTGGCGCTGTTCGGCTGCGTGGTGCTGCACGAGTTCGGACACGCGCTGACCGCGAGACGGTACGGCATCAGGACCCGCGACATCACGCTGCTCCCAATCGGGGGCGTCGCGCGGCTCGAGCGGATGCCGGATGTCCCGATCCAGGAGTTCTGGGTCGCGCTGGCCGGTCCGGCCGTCAACGTCGTCATTGCAGGGCTCCTTTTCGTTTGGCTGGAGTTGACGACCGGCCTGGAGCCTCTCGGTCACCTGGGTGTGGCCACGGGCCCATTCGTCCAGCGCCTGCTGATGGTAAACGTCTTTCTCGTCGCGTTCAATCTGATTCCGGCCTTCCCGATGGACGGCGGTCGGGTGCTGCGCGCGCTTCTCGCGATGCGTATGGAGTACACCCGCGCGACCCAGGTCGCCGCCGGACTCGGCCAGGGCATCGCAGTGCTGTTCGGATTCATCGGCCTGTTCAGCAATCCGTTCCTGCTCTTCATCGCGCTCTTCGTGTGGATCGGCGCAGGCCAGGAAGCCAGCATGGCGCAGATGAAGTCGGCTCTCGGCGGCATCCCTATCGAACGGGCCATGCTCACTGACTTCCGTACGCTGTCCGCGCACGACCCCCTGACACGGGCCGTCGAGTTGATCCTTGCAGGTTCACAGCAGGACTTCCCTGTCGTAGAAGGCGATCGCGTGGAGGGCATACTGATGCGGAGTGATCTGCTGGCGGCGCTAGCTTCGGAGGGGCAGACAGTGCCCGTCGCCGAGGTGATGCGCCGGGATTTCCAACTCATCGACTCGTCCGACATGCTGGAGACGGCATTCGCACGCCTCCAGACCGGTGATTGTCACACGCTGCCCGTGACGCACGACGGCAGGTTGGTGGGTCTGGTGACAATGGATAATCTGGGGGAGTTCATCTCCATCCAGGCAGCAATAGGAGCCAAGGTGGCCTGA
- a CDS encoding protein of unknown function (Evidence 5 : No homology to any previously reported sequences): protein MQYSAFDAHKHDAPESVGIYSLVFGADESDPSPLIEKLHHK, encoded by the coding sequence ATGCAGTATAGCGCATTTGACGCCCACAAGCACGACGCGCCGGAATCGGTGGGTATCTACTCCCTCGTGTTCGGAGCCGACGAATCCGATCCGTCCCCGCTGATTGAAAAGCTCCACCATAAGTAG